From Zhongshania aliphaticivorans, one genomic window encodes:
- a CDS encoding ATP-binding cassette domain-containing protein, with product MFELHKISLRYREQTVLKDASLTIRQGESVALVGPSGAGKSTLLKHLRSLQAAKVAWCPQHAGLVPMLSAYHNMYMGGLSRHSALYNLANLLRPLAGPKTEIQALAQSLALDAELYSRVDELSGGQQQRVAIGRALYQQQAIFIGDEPVSAVDAIQADKMLSLISQRHQTIVLALHDTQQALRVCQRIIGLKDGAIAFDLPSAQVTAEQLAALYQA from the coding sequence ATGTTCGAACTTCACAAAATAAGCTTAAGGTACCGGGAGCAGACGGTACTCAAAGACGCCTCGCTGACTATTCGCCAAGGCGAAAGCGTGGCATTGGTCGGCCCCTCTGGGGCGGGCAAGTCTACTCTGCTTAAACATTTGCGCAGCCTGCAAGCGGCCAAGGTCGCTTGGTGCCCGCAACATGCGGGGCTGGTGCCCATGCTCAGCGCCTATCACAATATGTATATGGGCGGCCTCAGCCGCCACTCCGCGCTCTATAATCTCGCTAATTTGCTGCGCCCCCTCGCTGGGCCAAAGACCGAGATACAAGCTTTGGCGCAAAGCCTAGCGCTGGACGCCGAACTGTACAGCCGAGTAGACGAACTCTCTGGCGGCCAGCAGCAACGCGTGGCCATTGGCCGCGCCCTGTATCAGCAACAAGCTATATTTATTGGCGACGAGCCGGTATCGGCAGTCGACGCCATACAAGCCGACAAAATGCTCAGCCTGATCAGCCAGCGCCATCAAACAATTGTGCTCGCCCTACACGATACTCAACAAGCACTGCGCGTTTGCCAGCGGATTATCGGCTTAAAAGACGGCGCCATTGCCTTTGACTTGCCGAGTGCGCAGGTAACAGCCGAGCAACTGGCTGCGCTGTATCAAGCGTAA
- a CDS encoding putative selenate ABC transporter substrate-binding protein: MRLLTVLTALLVSSSISLSALAETFSFTAIPDQDESRLQERFGKVAAYLEKELGVKVKYVPVKSYAAAVTAFRNNQVQLAWFGGLSGVQARELVAGSEAIAQGYEDQFFVTYLIANKRSGLSKSDKFPAGIANKTFTFGAKGSTSGRLMPEFYIREHFKKSPEQVFTRVGFSDDHSRTIALVQSGAYELGAVNYKVWEDELAAGIIDPSQVSVIWQTPSYPDYQWSIRGDVDARWGAGFKAKVKQSLLNISDAEILAAFPRQSFVEATNDDYQPIKDTAMAIGLMDAE, translated from the coding sequence GTGCGGTTATTGACTGTTTTAACAGCGCTGCTCGTCTCAAGTTCGATTAGTCTTAGCGCCCTTGCTGAGACCTTTAGCTTCACGGCTATTCCAGATCAGGACGAGTCGCGTCTGCAGGAACGCTTTGGCAAGGTTGCGGCGTATTTAGAGAAAGAACTGGGCGTAAAAGTAAAATACGTGCCGGTCAAAAGCTACGCCGCAGCGGTAACCGCGTTTCGCAACAACCAAGTACAGCTCGCTTGGTTTGGCGGCTTGTCTGGGGTACAGGCGCGGGAACTCGTGGCGGGCAGTGAAGCGATTGCTCAAGGCTATGAAGATCAATTTTTTGTTACTTATCTTATTGCCAATAAGCGCAGCGGCCTGAGCAAGTCAGACAAATTTCCTGCGGGCATCGCTAACAAGACATTCACCTTCGGCGCCAAGGGTTCTACCTCCGGCCGCCTAATGCCAGAATTTTATATTCGCGAGCATTTCAAAAAATCCCCAGAGCAAGTGTTTACGCGGGTGGGTTTTTCAGACGATCACAGCCGCACCATTGCGCTAGTACAGTCTGGCGCCTATGAACTTGGCGCGGTCAATTACAAAGTGTGGGAAGACGAACTCGCCGCGGGCATTATCGACCCCAGTCAGGTAAGCGTTATTTGGCAAACCCCCAGCTACCCAGATTATCAGTGGAGTATTCGCGGTGACGTGGACGCGCGCTGGGGCGCTGGCTTTAAGGCCAAAGTTAAACAGAGCTTATTGAATATTAGCGACGCCGAGATTCTCGCCGCATTCCCCCGCCAGTCTTTTGTTGAAGCCACTAACGATGACTATCAGCCGATCAAAGACACCGCTATGGCAATTGGTTTGATGGATGCAGAATAG
- a CDS encoding xanthine dehydrogenase family protein molybdopterin-binding subunit gives MSRITNDKNADYSRRQFLIGTTTAGLMMAFAPSVALAGNTPASARLQNKQFNPTIWFEIDQTGAILVNITRAEMGQHVGTALARIVADELGADWNRVSFKHVDTDPKWGYMVTGGSWSVFQSYVPMSQAGAAGREALIESAAALLGVAAKDCRTENSQVICGSKRLDFAEIVNRGKIDKTYSDEELAKFSPKPAAKRTLIAKPSKALDIPAKSTGAARYGIDAELDGMIYARPLIPPTRYGSSVLKIDDSAAKKVKGYIGYKVLKDPAEILQGWVSVLADTYHGAIKAADAVKVSYKAGETAEVSEQDLIAEGERLVADKSSGGLFVEHGNIDTAAKQAKKSIEGLYRTASVLHFALEPVNATVEFKDGICHVYTGNQWQSLFLPVVAKSVGLSEDKVIIHQHYLGGGFGRRLAGDYMLPAALTAQATGKPVKLVFTRDDDSRFDCIRSPSVQHFAAYWDADNALQGIEHAAAAGWPTLTMAPGFMPDSVDKKTKVDSFSISGADHWYSLNNHRVRAINNTLAQKTFVPGWLRAVGPGWIGWGVESFMDEVAHAQGEDPASFRLKLLDAKGKNAGKAPEAVGGAKRLAHVLQEAKTRANWGHKLPKNEGLGLAIAAGQERGMPTWSACIAHVKVDPSSGKVSVIKLTSVMDCGIVVHPDGALAQTEGAMLWGLSMALHEGTAIKDGQVADRNLNTYTPLRMSDVPELDISFVQNTEFPTGLGEPGVIAVAPAIGNAIFNAVGARLRNLPIKPADVKAAIKA, from the coding sequence ATGTCACGAATCACGAATGACAAAAATGCAGACTATAGCCGTCGTCAGTTTTTGATCGGCACTACAACCGCCGGACTAATGATGGCCTTTGCCCCGAGCGTCGCGCTAGCCGGCAATACACCCGCGTCTGCGCGCCTACAAAACAAACAGTTTAACCCCACGATCTGGTTTGAGATCGATCAAACCGGCGCTATTCTGGTGAACATAACCCGCGCCGAAATGGGCCAGCATGTGGGTACAGCGCTAGCACGTATTGTTGCCGACGAACTTGGTGCGGATTGGAACCGTGTGAGCTTCAAACATGTCGATACCGACCCTAAGTGGGGCTATATGGTGACCGGCGGATCGTGGTCAGTATTCCAGTCTTATGTACCCATGTCCCAAGCTGGGGCAGCGGGTCGCGAGGCCCTAATTGAATCCGCTGCGGCACTACTCGGGGTCGCCGCCAAAGACTGCAGAACTGAGAACAGCCAAGTTATTTGTGGCAGCAAACGCCTGGACTTTGCCGAGATTGTTAACCGCGGCAAGATCGATAAAACCTATAGCGACGAGGAGCTTGCCAAGTTTTCGCCCAAGCCCGCAGCCAAACGCACTCTCATTGCCAAGCCGAGCAAGGCGCTGGATATTCCCGCCAAATCCACCGGCGCCGCGCGTTATGGCATCGACGCCGAACTCGACGGCATGATCTATGCGCGGCCGCTGATTCCACCTACGCGATATGGTTCATCGGTGCTAAAAATCGACGACAGTGCCGCGAAAAAAGTGAAAGGTTATATCGGCTATAAAGTGCTAAAAGATCCCGCCGAGATTTTACAGGGTTGGGTCTCGGTGTTGGCCGACACCTACCACGGCGCGATCAAGGCCGCCGACGCGGTGAAGGTAAGCTATAAAGCAGGTGAAACCGCCGAGGTCAGTGAGCAAGACCTGATCGCTGAGGGCGAGCGACTGGTTGCCGACAAATCCTCTGGTGGGCTGTTTGTTGAACACGGCAATATCGACACCGCCGCGAAACAAGCGAAAAAATCCATTGAAGGCCTTTACCGCACCGCCTCTGTTTTGCACTTTGCGCTAGAGCCCGTGAATGCCACCGTCGAGTTTAAAGACGGTATCTGCCATGTGTATACCGGCAACCAGTGGCAATCGCTTTTCCTACCGGTGGTGGCCAAATCGGTGGGCCTGAGCGAAGACAAAGTAATCATTCACCAGCACTATCTCGGTGGCGGTTTTGGCCGACGTTTGGCCGGTGATTATATGCTGCCCGCAGCGCTAACCGCGCAAGCCACCGGCAAGCCGGTAAAATTGGTCTTTACCCGCGATGACGACTCCCGTTTTGATTGCATTCGCTCGCCCTCGGTACAGCATTTTGCCGCCTACTGGGATGCCGACAACGCCTTACAGGGCATTGAACACGCCGCTGCAGCGGGCTGGCCAACCCTCACCATGGCGCCCGGCTTTATGCCCGACAGTGTCGACAAAAAAACCAAGGTCGACAGTTTCTCTATCAGTGGTGCCGACCACTGGTATAGCTTAAACAACCATCGCGTGCGCGCCATCAATAATACCTTGGCCCAAAAAACCTTTGTGCCGGGCTGGTTGCGCGCCGTGGGACCGGGCTGGATTGGCTGGGGCGTTGAATCGTTTATGGATGAAGTCGCTCACGCTCAGGGTGAGGACCCCGCCAGCTTCCGCCTAAAACTCTTAGACGCCAAAGGTAAAAACGCCGGTAAAGCACCGGAAGCCGTCGGCGGCGCCAAGCGCTTAGCCCATGTTCTGCAAGAGGCCAAAACCAGAGCCAACTGGGGCCACAAATTGCCAAAAAATGAAGGTTTAGGACTCGCCATTGCGGCAGGCCAAGAGCGCGGCATGCCCACGTGGAGCGCCTGTATTGCCCACGTTAAGGTAGACCCTAGCTCCGGCAAGGTGAGCGTCATTAAGCTAACCAGCGTGATGGACTGCGGCATTGTGGTTCACCCCGACGGCGCCCTCGCGCAAACCGAAGGCGCGATGCTGTGGGGCTTGAGCATGGCACTGCACGAAGGCACCGCGATTAAAGACGGCCAAGTCGCTGACCGCAACCTCAATACCTACACGCCACTGCGTATGAGCGATGTGCCCGAGTTAGACATTAGCTTTGTGCAGAACACCGAGTTCCCGACCGGGCTCGGCGAGCCGGGTGTTATTGCGGTGGCGCCAGCCATTGGCAACGCGATTTTCAATGCCGTTGGCGCCCGTCTACGCAATTTGCCGATAAAGCCCGCCGACGTTAAAGCGGCAATAAAGGCCTGA
- a CDS encoding NADH:flavin oxidoreductase: MNTSALFTPFELGQLKLANRTVMAPMTRGFSPNGVPTAAVAEYYRKRAEGGVGLIITEGTLINHPAATDNTSHPSFFGEEALAGWKNVVEAVHSVGGKIVPQIWHVGSTRSAGSGPVPSAPSASPSGLVAKDKKVFEALTSAEIKNLVAAYAQAAFDAKQIGFDGVEIHAAHGYLIDQFFWADTNVRTDKYGGSLAARSQFAIEIVKAVREKVGEGFPILFRWSQWKQQDYTARLCQTPEELTEFLTPLSDAGADIFHCSQRRFWEPEFEGSDLNLAGWTKKITGKPTISVGSVGLDQEFTSAFRGEGAGIANIDNLLEKMDHNEFDLIAIGRALLANSDWVNKVKNAQLDKLKPFTIENVGQLS; this comes from the coding sequence ATGAACACCAGCGCTTTATTTACGCCATTCGAACTCGGCCAGCTTAAACTCGCCAACCGCACCGTAATGGCCCCCATGACCCGTGGCTTTTCACCCAATGGCGTACCCACCGCGGCCGTTGCAGAGTACTACCGCAAGCGCGCCGAAGGCGGCGTTGGCTTGATCATTACCGAAGGCACGCTAATTAATCATCCCGCCGCCACCGACAACACCAGCCACCCGTCTTTCTTCGGCGAAGAGGCACTGGCCGGCTGGAAAAACGTCGTTGAGGCGGTGCACTCTGTTGGCGGGAAAATTGTGCCCCAAATATGGCATGTCGGCTCTACACGTAGCGCCGGGAGCGGCCCAGTGCCCAGTGCGCCAAGCGCCTCACCCTCTGGCTTGGTCGCGAAAGACAAAAAGGTGTTTGAAGCGCTCACCAGTGCAGAAATTAAAAATTTGGTGGCAGCCTACGCGCAAGCGGCATTTGATGCCAAGCAAATCGGTTTTGATGGCGTTGAAATTCACGCCGCCCACGGCTATTTGATTGACCAGTTTTTCTGGGCTGATACCAATGTGCGCACCGACAAATACGGCGGCAGTCTCGCGGCGCGCAGCCAATTTGCCATTGAGATTGTTAAAGCCGTGCGCGAAAAAGTTGGTGAAGGCTTTCCAATTTTGTTCCGCTGGTCGCAGTGGAAACAGCAAGACTACACGGCGCGGCTTTGCCAAACCCCAGAAGAGTTGACCGAATTTTTAACGCCGCTAAGCGATGCTGGCGCAGATATTTTTCACTGTAGTCAGCGTCGTTTCTGGGAGCCTGAGTTTGAGGGGTCTGACCTTAATTTGGCAGGCTGGACCAAAAAAATCACCGGCAAGCCCACTATTAGCGTCGGCAGTGTAGGTCTCGACCAGGAGTTTACGTCGGCGTTCCGCGGCGAGGGGGCAGGCATTGCCAATATCGACAATTTGCTCGAAAAAATGGACCACAATGAGTTTGATTTAATTGCAATTGGCCGGGCCTTGCTTGCGAACTCCGATTGGGTGAACAAGGTGAAAAATGCACAGCTCGATAAGCTTAAACCTTTCACTATAGAGAATGTCGGACAACTAAGTTAG
- the mnmH gene encoding tRNA 2-selenouridine(34) synthase MnmH, producing the protein MTTRSNSDDFRTLFLKDIPLLDVRAPVEFNKGAFPCATNIPLLDDEQRHVIGTRYKEQGQDAAIALGWQLATPAIQAQRIADWTRYVQQNPEGYLYCFRGGLRSNLSKKLIAEASIDYPLITGGYKAMRRFLIDELDANSLALRQPESPLVLIAGRTGSGKTRLIQRIARSFDLEGFANHRGSAFGRQLKPQPAQIDFENTLSIAVLKLRDAHPQSPLFTEDEGHMIGSVTLPLELQATMQQAPLAVLETPLEERIDIALEEYVLSARPEYIQAYGEELGSEKFREQILGNLNRIRKRLGGDRHKALTAIFSAALNEFENTGNADSFRPGIEVLLSNYYDPMYDYQQSRRDGREIFRGNKDEIVAWAQHYTPT; encoded by the coding sequence ATGACCACGCGCAGCAATAGCGATGATTTCCGCACGCTCTTTCTCAAGGACATTCCCTTGTTAGATGTACGTGCGCCGGTGGAATTCAATAAAGGCGCCTTTCCCTGCGCCACTAATATTCCACTGCTCGACGATGAGCAGCGGCATGTTATTGGCACCCGCTATAAAGAGCAGGGCCAAGATGCCGCCATTGCGCTAGGTTGGCAGCTTGCCACCCCCGCCATTCAAGCCCAGCGTATTGCTGACTGGACCCGCTATGTTCAGCAAAACCCCGAGGGCTACTTATATTGTTTTCGCGGTGGTTTACGCTCCAATCTCAGTAAAAAGCTCATTGCCGAAGCGAGTATTGATTACCCCTTAATCACCGGTGGCTACAAAGCCATGCGCCGCTTTTTAATTGATGAGCTAGACGCTAACAGCCTGGCGCTGCGTCAGCCCGAGTCACCGCTGGTGTTGATTGCAGGCCGCACCGGCAGCGGCAAAACGCGGCTTATTCAGCGCATTGCCCGCAGTTTTGATTTAGAGGGCTTCGCCAATCATCGCGGCTCAGCCTTTGGCCGCCAGCTTAAACCTCAGCCCGCACAGATCGATTTTGAAAACACCTTGAGCATTGCGGTTTTAAAGCTGCGCGATGCCCACCCTCAGTCGCCATTATTCACCGAAGACGAGGGCCATATGATTGGCTCGGTGACCCTGCCACTTGAGCTGCAGGCCACCATGCAACAGGCGCCGCTGGCCGTATTGGAAACCCCGCTAGAGGAGCGAATCGACATCGCCCTTGAGGAATACGTGCTTAGCGCGCGGCCTGAATACATCCAAGCCTATGGCGAAGAGCTGGGCAGCGAGAAATTCCGAGAGCAAATTCTTGGCAACCTCAACCGTATTCGCAAACGTCTCGGCGGTGACCGCCACAAAGCGCTAACGGCTATATTCAGCGCCGCGCTCAACGAGTTTGAAAACACCGGCAATGCCGATAGCTTTCGCCCCGGCATAGAAGTATTACTAAGCAATTACTACGACCCAATGTACGACTACCAACAAAGCCGTCGCGATGGCCGCGAGATTTTTCGCGGCAACAAAGACGAGATCGTGGCTTGGGCACAACATTACACGCCAACATAA
- a CDS encoding TetR/AcrR family transcriptional regulator, with product MKAMPSQARAKQKRAALIAAASECFVSHGYHDTTAKTVASKAGVATGTFYQYFENKEDMLRVIAKQRMEELYQQVPSATEFLELSSKVEKGGVKPGATERIFHHVLELIYAFHEQAPELHQILEQRKELDPELAEILGQGEKMLYDRVLMFVNRFNIENADAVAFNLFAMAEGLVHRQVFGRPRQSKALTLQLGAAMLASYFDNL from the coding sequence ATGAAAGCTATGCCAAGCCAAGCCAGAGCCAAACAAAAGCGCGCCGCCTTAATCGCCGCGGCGAGCGAGTGCTTTGTTAGTCATGGTTATCACGACACCACGGCAAAGACCGTGGCAAGCAAAGCGGGCGTCGCAACGGGTACGTTTTATCAGTATTTTGAAAATAAAGAAGACATGCTCCGCGTCATAGCGAAGCAGCGCATGGAAGAGCTTTATCAACAGGTGCCGTCGGCGACCGAGTTTCTTGAACTCAGTAGTAAAGTGGAAAAGGGCGGGGTAAAGCCAGGTGCGACAGAGCGGATTTTTCACCATGTTTTGGAGCTTATCTATGCTTTTCATGAGCAAGCACCTGAGCTTCATCAAATATTAGAGCAGCGCAAAGAACTCGATCCGGAACTGGCCGAAATTTTAGGCCAGGGCGAAAAAATGCTATACGACCGCGTACTGATGTTTGTGAATCGCTTCAATATTGAAAACGCCGATGCCGTTGCCTTTAACCTATTTGCCATGGCAGAGGGCTTGGTGCATCGCCAGGTATTTGGCCGCCCAAGGCAATCGAAAGCCCTTACATTACAACTGGGCGCAGCCATGCTCGCCAGTTATTTTGATAACTTATAA
- a CDS encoding alpha/beta fold hydrolase yields the protein MNTQNKSNLKTALASWKASGEWLELKGHQIFVKDEGPSDLPVLLLIHGFPTSSWDWYGIWDTLKSRFRLVTLDMLGFGYSDKPNVRTYSIHGQADIVEALVAAKSLDQFHVLAHDYGDTVAQELLARQQQGVGAGTWLSCCFLNGGLFPETHRAILTQKLLLSPLGPLLNKLSGYKQFSARFSSVFGEQSKPTEEELRIFWALINEKDGKHIFHNLITYMRDRKQHRERWVNALHNSTIPLALINGSVDPVSGAHMVARYKELKCRLDYLGELASIGHYPQVEDPAGVVQHFINFIDGKK from the coding sequence ATGAACACTCAAAATAAAAGCAATTTAAAGACAGCCCTTGCCAGCTGGAAGGCCAGCGGAGAGTGGCTGGAACTCAAAGGCCATCAAATATTCGTTAAAGACGAAGGCCCGAGCGACCTCCCAGTATTACTACTTATCCACGGTTTTCCCACTTCAAGCTGGGACTGGTATGGCATATGGGATACGCTAAAATCACGCTTTCGGCTAGTCACCCTAGATATGCTGGGCTTTGGCTATTCAGATAAACCCAATGTACGTACCTACTCCATTCATGGCCAAGCCGATATTGTTGAGGCACTGGTGGCCGCCAAATCTTTAGATCAGTTTCATGTATTGGCTCACGACTACGGCGACACCGTGGCCCAAGAGCTATTGGCAAGACAGCAACAGGGTGTCGGCGCGGGTACATGGCTGTCGTGCTGCTTTTTAAACGGCGGTTTATTTCCTGAAACACACCGCGCCATATTGACCCAAAAATTACTACTGAGCCCTTTAGGCCCACTGTTAAATAAGCTATCCGGCTATAAGCAGTTTAGCGCGCGATTCAGCTCCGTATTTGGCGAGCAAAGCAAACCCACTGAAGAAGAACTCAGGATCTTTTGGGCCCTCATTAATGAGAAAGACGGAAAGCATATATTTCACAATTTAATTACCTATATGCGGGATCGCAAACAACATCGCGAACGCTGGGTAAACGCCCTGCATAATTCCACTATTCCGCTCGCCTTAATCAATGGCTCGGTAGATCCCGTCTCTGGGGCACACATGGTCGCACGCTATAAAGAGCTAAAATGTCGTTTAGATTATTTAGGTGAATTGGCGAGCATTGGCCACTACCCTCAGGTCGAAGACCCTGCCGGTGTCGTTCAGCATTTCATTAACTTCATTGACGGCAAAAAATAA
- a CDS encoding DUF2254 domain-containing protein, which yields MASIVSADRIRFIVNRFRERLWVKPLAVCLLSIAIAFVAKLADGTALKQILPVIAKDSVESLLSVMAASMLVIATFSVASMVSAYASAANTATPRSFPLVVADDASQNALSTFVGSFIFSIVALTALKNDYFGSAGLFILFGLTVFVFSIVILTFVRWVDRIARLGRMGSTIGKIEDATAGALARRRNAPRLCGVPIQSGRQGHPLFAPSVGYVQHIDIAALQIWAEENQARIVVTALPGTFASPDRALAQVITATGDKPKIDCAAISKSFQIGSSRLFDDDPRFGLIVLSEIASRALSPAVNDPGTAIDVVGTLLRLLSQWREPATANQDQRPVYDRVEVAEISVRDMFDDAFTAIGRDGAGLVEVSVRLQKVLHSLASIGDAEMRTAAEYHRQLALKRAKIALTVEEDWIAVRDAAKPTA from the coding sequence ATGGCCTCTATTGTTTCGGCTGATCGCATAAGATTTATCGTCAATCGATTTCGCGAACGGCTTTGGGTAAAACCCTTAGCGGTCTGCCTGCTTTCGATTGCGATCGCCTTCGTCGCCAAATTGGCTGATGGCACGGCCTTAAAGCAGATATTGCCGGTGATTGCGAAGGACTCGGTTGAGTCTTTGCTGTCGGTGATGGCCGCAAGCATGCTGGTCATTGCGACGTTTTCAGTGGCGTCAATGGTGTCCGCCTACGCCTCAGCGGCAAACACCGCGACGCCGAGGTCTTTTCCGCTGGTGGTAGCCGACGATGCCTCCCAGAATGCGCTCTCGACCTTTGTCGGCTCCTTTATTTTCAGCATCGTGGCGCTAACCGCGCTAAAAAATGACTACTTCGGAAGCGCGGGCCTCTTTATTCTTTTTGGTCTAACGGTGTTTGTCTTCAGCATTGTGATCCTGACCTTTGTTCGCTGGGTTGACCGCATTGCCCGCCTAGGCCGGATGGGGTCAACCATTGGCAAAATTGAAGACGCCACCGCTGGCGCTCTTGCGCGACGGCGGAATGCCCCGCGGCTGTGTGGCGTCCCGATCCAGTCTGGTCGTCAAGGACACCCGCTGTTCGCCCCGAGCGTGGGTTACGTGCAACACATCGATATTGCCGCGCTGCAGATATGGGCTGAAGAAAACCAAGCGCGAATTGTGGTGACCGCCCTGCCCGGCACGTTCGCGTCGCCAGATCGGGCGCTCGCGCAGGTCATTACCGCTACCGGTGATAAACCCAAGATCGACTGCGCGGCTATTAGCAAGTCATTCCAAATTGGCAGCAGCCGCCTTTTTGACGACGACCCACGATTTGGCTTAATTGTCCTATCCGAAATTGCCAGCCGCGCGCTGTCGCCCGCCGTGAATGATCCTGGTACGGCAATCGATGTGGTGGGCACACTGCTAAGGCTACTAAGCCAATGGCGCGAACCGGCAACAGCAAACCAAGACCAACGGCCCGTTTACGATCGCGTCGAAGTCGCCGAAATATCCGTGCGCGATATGTTCGACGACGCGTTTACCGCAATTGGCCGTGACGGCGCAGGCCTAGTGGAAGTATCAGTGCGTTTACAGAAAGTACTTCACTCCCTAGCGTCAATCGGCGACGCAGAGATGCGCACGGCTGCCGAGTATCACCGCCAACTGGCGTTAAAACGCGCAAAAATTGCTTTAACCGTCGAAGAAGATTGGATCGCGGTTCGCGACGCGGCAAAGCCGACAGCGTAG
- a CDS encoding (2Fe-2S)-binding protein, whose translation MTTFTLNGKKISSSAPGDTPLLWVIRDEFGLKGTKFGCGIAMCGACTVHMNGNPMRSCSLPLAAASNADIRTIEGLEARHPLQKTWVEEQVPQCGYCQSGQIMQAAALLANNADPTDEEIVQYMSGNLCRCMSYVRIKRAIKSAAQSSDGVIQIYDPKRQTVVDNSLSAQTDEQGVS comes from the coding sequence ATGACCACTTTCACACTAAACGGCAAGAAGATCTCCTCAAGTGCACCGGGAGACACCCCGCTACTCTGGGTGATTCGAGATGAATTTGGCCTCAAGGGCACCAAATTCGGTTGCGGCATTGCCATGTGTGGCGCCTGCACCGTACATATGAACGGCAATCCGATGCGCTCTTGCTCGCTGCCGCTGGCCGCTGCAAGCAACGCTGACATTCGCACCATTGAAGGCTTAGAAGCCCGCCACCCGCTACAAAAAACGTGGGTAGAAGAGCAAGTACCCCAGTGCGGCTACTGCCAGTCTGGTCAAATCATGCAGGCCGCCGCGCTGTTGGCGAATAACGCCGATCCCACGGATGAAGAGATTGTTCAATATATGTCGGGGAATTTGTGCCGCTGCATGTCTTATGTCCGTATTAAGCGTGCCATTAAAAGTGCTGCCCAAAGCAGCGACGGTGTCATTCAAATATATGACCCGAAGCGGCAGACGGTGGTCGACAATAGCCTCTCGGCGCAAACTGACGAACAGGGAGTAAGCTAA
- a CDS encoding DUF3185 family protein has product MNNKIIGIVLVVAGAALAIWGYNIYDSASAQIGRALNGDTPIEAWAGMVGGAICVLVGLTRLK; this is encoded by the coding sequence ATGAATAATAAAATTATTGGTATTGTACTCGTCGTGGCCGGCGCTGCTTTGGCGATATGGGGCTACAACATCTATGATTCGGCAAGCGCTCAAATTGGCCGGGCGCTAAATGGCGACACGCCAATTGAAGCGTGGGCTGGCATGGTTGGCGGTGCCATCTGTGTGTTAGTTGGTCTCACAAGATTAAAGTAA
- a CDS encoding LysR family transcriptional regulator, with product MDKLKAMHYLCCIAEVGSFSAAAKLANVPVSTVSRSIQALESELGAALLKRSTRHVGLTEIGKIYLSESKDILAAIDRAEGRVGNYQNAPSGVLRISALPYYGEVRLLPLLEAFQSRYPQIVIDLELSNHTADLQRDGIDIAIRGGSEPDGRIIAHRLVDNTHRLCASRSYINKFGMPQTIAELGLHRALVYRSPAQIWHWHVEARGAWQRVDISTAQISNSIRVIRQALLSDQGLAMLPSWSIAEEIADGRLAWVPLPETLSTTANHPAGSIYMLYQQPQYTVPKIKVAVDYFKEYLQ from the coding sequence ATGGACAAGCTTAAAGCCATGCACTACCTCTGCTGTATTGCCGAGGTGGGGAGCTTCAGCGCGGCGGCCAAGCTCGCCAACGTGCCGGTCTCAACGGTGTCGCGCAGTATTCAAGCGCTGGAGTCTGAGCTGGGGGCGGCACTGCTCAAACGCAGCACCCGCCATGTTGGCCTCACTGAGATCGGCAAAATTTACCTCAGCGAATCAAAAGACATATTGGCGGCGATAGACCGCGCAGAGGGCAGGGTAGGCAATTATCAAAATGCGCCGTCTGGGGTGCTGCGTATCAGCGCGCTACCTTATTATGGCGAGGTTCGGCTGCTACCGTTGCTGGAGGCGTTTCAATCGCGCTACCCGCAAATAGTGATTGATCTCGAGTTGTCTAATCACACCGCCGACCTCCAGCGCGACGGCATCGACATTGCTATTCGCGGCGGCAGCGAACCGGATGGCCGGATTATCGCCCACCGCCTTGTCGATAATACCCACCGCCTGTGCGCATCTCGTTCTTATATTAATAAATTTGGCATGCCGCAAACCATCGCCGAGCTGGGCCTTCACCGCGCTCTGGTGTATCGCAGTCCCGCGCAAATATGGCATTGGCATGTCGAGGCGCGGGGCGCATGGCAGCGGGTAGATATCAGCACCGCGCAAATCAGCAATAGCATTCGTGTTATTCGTCAGGCACTACTAAGCGACCAGGGCTTGGCGATGTTGCCGAGCTGGAGTATTGCTGAAGAAATCGCCGATGGTCGATTGGCGTGGGTGCCGCTGCCAGAAACCTTATCGACGACGGCCAATCACCCAGCGGGCAGTATTTATATGCTGTATCAGCAGCCGCAATACACTGTGCCTAAAATTAAGGTGGCGGTGGATTATTTTAAGGAATATCTGCAGTAG